Part of the Streptomyces sp. HSG2 genome, GCGAGCTGCGCAAGCCGCTGGACGCGGCGGTGTTCGTCGACGAGCTGCGCGAGCAGATGACCACCGAGCTGACGCTGCTGAACGACGGGATGCCCAAGCTGGGCTGGCTGGACATCGCCGAGCGCAAGTCCGGGGCGATCCGGCTGACTCCGGCCGAGGCCCAGCCCGAGCCGAAGAACCTGCGCCGGATCAAGAACGAGGTACAGCGCCGGTGGGGTGTCGTGCCGCTCATCGACATGCTGAAAGAGGCCGTGCTGCGTACCGGGTGCCTGGACGCGGTCACCTCGGTCTCCGGCGGCGGCAGCCTCTCGGCGGAGGTCCTGGCCGAGCGCCTGCTGCTGGTGATCTACGCCTACGGCACCAACACCGGGATCAAGGCCGTCGCCTCCGGCGGCCACGGCCACACCGAGGACGAACTGCGCTACGTCCGCCGCCGCTACCTCTCGGCGGAGTCCGCCCGCGCCATCGCCGTGAACATCGCGAACGCCACCTTCGCCGCCCGCAGCACCGAGCTGTGGGGCCAGGGCTCGACCGCGGTCGCCTCCGACTCCACGCACGTGCGAGCCTACGACCAGAACCTGTTCACCGAGTGGCATTCCCGCTACGGCGGCCGCGGGGTGCTCATCTACTGGCACGTGGAGAAGAAGTCCCTGGCCATCCACTCCCAGCTGATCAACTGCACCGCCTCCGAGGTCGCCGCGATGGTCGAGGGCGCGATGCGGCACGGCACCACCATGGACGTCGAGGCCAACTACACCGACAGTCATGGCCATTTGGTTACCTGGACACCTTGCCCCTCGTTGAGGGTCGGGGGCGGCCGTCACGGTCGTCAGGTGCGATGGCCCTGGGGGCGTCCGTGCGCGTACGGCAGCGGTGTCAGGAGGACGGCTCGACCGTGGTCGAGCTGCTCGACGAGAACGAGGACCCGGTCGAGGTCGTTGCGGGGTTCCTGCGGTTCCTCAAGGCCCGGGACTGCTCGCCGAACACGTTGGTCTCGTACGCCTACGACCTACGTCATCTCTGGCGGTTCTTCGAGAGCCGGAGTCTGAGCTGGGACCGCTTCGGCCCTCCGGACGCGATCGCCCTGCTGGAGTACCTGCGGTCGGTGCCCTCGCGTCGGCCTCGTCGCCGGATGACGCTGTCGGTGGTGACGATGGGCGCCGACGGTCCGGCGACCAAGCTCGCGGCGAGCACGGTGAACCGGATCCTGGCCGCGGTGTCCTCGTTCTATGAGTACGCGATCCTGGCCGGGCTGCTGGAGCGGGCCAATCCAATCGAGAAGCGCCCCGACCCCGCGCTGCAGCGGGTCTCCGAGCGGCACCGCCCGTTCATGGGGCGCGCGAGCCGGCAGCGTCCGGTCCGCCGCGCGGTGCGCGTCAAGACCGTCCAGCGGGTGCCCCGTCCCTTGGACGACGAGCAGGTCGAGTCACTGCTCGCGCAGCTGCGTGGACTGCGTGACCGGGCGATCGTGTTGCTGATGCTGAACGGTGGGCTGCGGCCTGGCGAGGTTCTCGGCCTGCATCTGGATGATCTGGCCTACGGTCGGCGGCGCGTGGTGGTCCGGCACCGCGAGGACCATCCCAAGGGGGCTCGGTCGAAGTCCCGCCAGGAGCGGGTGGTCGACCTGCACGAGACGGAGACCCTGGCCACGGTCAGTGCCTACGTGATGAACGAGCGTCCGCAGGACGCCGACAGCCAGCTGGTGTTCCTGATCGGGGGCCGCGGCACCCGGCGCCTGGAGCCGCTCGGCTACGACGGGCTAGTGCGGATGTTCTCCCGGGCCTGCACCCGGGCGGGCATCCGCGAGCCCTGGGTGACGCCGCATGCCCTGCGCCATACGCACGCGACGCGCATGTGGGAGGGCGGGATGCGGGAGCTGACGCTGCAGAAGCGGCTCGGTCACGCCTCGCCGGAATCGACTCGCCTCTATACCCGGGTCTCCGACCCCGCCGTCGTCGCCGACTACCACCGGGCCCTGGACGCCCTGGGCAAGCCGCGGGAGATCACCGAATGAGGGGCGGCCCCACCTCCACCGCGGCCATGACGGCCAGCCCGGAAACGATCCGCCGACAGCGTCCACGGCACTGCCCCGATGGCGAGTACGTGCAGTTCGTCCGCGGTCAGGACGGCTTCAACCACCACTACCTCAACGCCAAACTGCGCTACTACCGCGCCTTTCGCGAGCGGTGGCCGGACCTGGCCGCCTGGTTCGCCGAGTCGCTGGTCGAGCGAGTGGGCCGACGGCCCGGCGAGTCCTTCCACCGGCCCTCGTTCCCGTCCTCGCACAGGGCCCGGCCCTACCTGACCTACCTCGGCCTGCGCGGATATGCGACGTTCGACTACCGGTGGATGTTCGCCGTCGACCAACTGCGCGTCCACGACCAGGCTGCGCTCGCCGGGATCGACCTGGGCACCACGGCGCTGGTCGAGGAGGCCCTCGAACTCGGCTACAGCGGCCCGGCCGCGCGGCAGGCGATGTCCTGGTCGGTGGCCCGCATCGTGCTCCGCAACAGCCTGACCGACGTCAACGAAATCACCGGCGAGCACATCGCCGAGATGCTGGAGGCGATCCGGCTCTTCCCCGAGGACCCCGAGTTCACGGCCTTCTACCCCTCGGCCCAGCAGTTCTACGAAGGGCCGGCGAAGGGCTGGATCACCCATTTGCACCAGTTGGAGGTAGTGCTCTTCCACCGCGGCCAGGTCGCCACCCAGCCGCGCAAGTTGATGCCCTCGTGGAAGGAGCCCTTGAAGCTGCCGCCGCGGATGCTGGCCGTCGCGGAGAGGTGGCTGGCGGCCCGCAAGCTGACTGACGCGCCCTCGACGGTGGACAAGCTGGAACTCGCGGTGCGGGTCTTCGGCCATTGGCTCGGCGAGCACCACCCCGGCATCACTACCTTCGCCGACGTCACCCGCCAGCACTGCCTGGACTGGATCGGTCACCTCGCCGAGGCGCCGGCCAAGAGCACAGGCAAGCCGCTGGGCGTCATGTCGCGGATCCAGCGGATCTCCGGGCTCTCACAGTTCTTCCGGGACACCGCGCTCTGGCAGTACGACGACGTGCCCGGCCACACCCTCATCGGCGCCGGGGACGCACCGAAGTACACCGAGAAAGTTCCGCGGTTCATCCCCGAACAGGACCTCGACCGGCTGATGCCCGCCATCAATGCTATCTCCTGCCCGTTCCAGCGGGCCGCCCTGCTGGTCGCCCGCTGGTCCGGCGCCCGCCGCACCGA contains:
- a CDS encoding Tn3 family transposase, yielding MVYPAVSGGEQTLRELVHEFKTRGPVYRRTVQTTLKASYTNHYRRGLIRLLDVLEFRSSNHTHRPVIEALALVARYASAGNTTYYPLGETVPVHKAMGGDWAEVVHRADKRGRRRVVRMVYEVVAFQALRDQLKCKEIWVVGADKWRNPDDDLPQDFAERREEHYRELRKPLDAAVFVDELREQMTTELTLLNDGMPKLGWLDIAERKSGAIRLTPAEAQPEPKNLRRIKNEVQRRWGVVPLIDMLKEAVLRTGCLDAVTSVSGGGSLSAEVLAERLLLVIYAYGTNTGIKAVASGGHGHTEDELRYVRRRYLSAESARAIAVNIANATFAARSTELWGQGSTAVASDSTHVRAYDQNLFTEWHSRYGGRGVLIYWHVEKKSLAIHSQLINCTASEVAAMVEGAMRHGTTMDVEANYTDSHGHLVTWTPCPSLRVGGGRHGRQVRWPWGRPCAYGSGVRRTARPWSSCSTRTRTRSRSLRGSCGSSRPGTARRTRWSRTPTTYVISGGSSRAGV
- a CDS encoding tyrosine-type recombinase/integrase, which translates into the protein MRFLKARDCSPNTLVSYAYDLRHLWRFFESRSLSWDRFGPPDAIALLEYLRSVPSRRPRRRMTLSVVTMGADGPATKLAASTVNRILAAVSSFYEYAILAGLLERANPIEKRPDPALQRVSERHRPFMGRASRQRPVRRAVRVKTVQRVPRPLDDEQVESLLAQLRGLRDRAIVLLMLNGGLRPGEVLGLHLDDLAYGRRRVVVRHREDHPKGARSKSRQERVVDLHETETLATVSAYVMNERPQDADSQLVFLIGGRGTRRLEPLGYDGLVRMFSRACTRAGIREPWVTPHALRHTHATRMWEGGMRELTLQKRLGHASPESTRLYTRVSDPAVVADYHRALDALGKPREITE
- a CDS encoding site-specific integrase, with amino-acid sequence MTASPETIRRQRPRHCPDGEYVQFVRGQDGFNHHYLNAKLRYYRAFRERWPDLAAWFAESLVERVGRRPGESFHRPSFPSSHRARPYLTYLGLRGYATFDYRWMFAVDQLRVHDQAALAGIDLGTTALVEEALELGYSGPAARQAMSWSVARIVLRNSLTDVNEITGEHIAEMLEAIRLFPEDPEFTAFYPSAQQFYEGPAKGWITHLHQLEVVLFHRGQVATQPRKLMPSWKEPLKLPPRMLAVAERWLAARKLTDAPSTVDKLELAVRVFGHWLGEHHPGITTFADVTRQHCLDWIGHLAEAPAKSTGKPLGVMSRIQRISGLSQFFRDTALWQYDDVPGHTLIGAGDAPKYTEKVPRFIPEQDLDRLMPAINAISCPFQRAALLVARWSGARRTEIQRLPLDCLDRYPNGTARLRLSGRKTYKERVVPLHEDAAEALQKVIDLRRNAPERPFTDERTGEEIRYLFMSHGKLLSTYYLFETPIQAACKAVGLVRPGGRGGTGRGTVSAHRFRHTVGTQLAERGAKLHTIMKVLGHTSVNMALVYAQISDQEVLRDYKAVLGPGATIAGPAAEELRSGTLPDTSIDWLKTNFFKTELELGRCLRLPAEGPCECDLYLTCAKFVTTPEYAPRLRARREVEEALAHDAAERGWDREVERHRCTSERIERLLADLSQPINAAAEEDGSSA